A portion of the Oxynema aestuarii AP17 genome contains these proteins:
- the tpiA gene encoding triose-phosphate isomerase, whose amino-acid sequence MRKIILAGNWKMYKTQAESLEFLEGFKPLLEDTPDEREIVLCAPFTALPVLSKNMHGLRVRLGAQNIHWEEAGAYTGEVSGPMLAELGVRYVIVGHSERRQYFGETDETVNQRLKAAQRHRLRPILCVGETKEQRDAGQTEAHIFSQLEKDLVGIDQGNLVIAYEPIWAIGTGETCEAVEANRIIGLIRSKLTDKNVTIQYGGSVKPNNIDEIMAQPEIDGVLVGGASLQPDSWGQIVNYK is encoded by the coding sequence GTGCGTAAAATTATCCTGGCTGGTAATTGGAAAATGTACAAAACCCAGGCGGAGTCCCTGGAGTTTTTAGAAGGGTTTAAACCCTTGTTGGAAGACACCCCCGACGAACGGGAAATCGTCTTGTGCGCTCCCTTTACCGCATTGCCCGTGCTGTCGAAAAACATGCACGGATTGCGAGTGCGCCTCGGGGCCCAGAACATTCACTGGGAAGAAGCCGGAGCCTATACCGGAGAAGTGTCCGGTCCGATGCTAGCCGAACTGGGCGTGCGCTATGTCATCGTCGGTCATAGCGAACGCCGTCAATATTTCGGCGAAACGGACGAAACGGTCAACCAACGGTTGAAAGCTGCCCAACGCCACCGCTTGAGGCCGATTCTCTGTGTCGGCGAAACCAAAGAACAACGAGACGCGGGTCAAACCGAAGCCCATATTTTTTCCCAACTGGAGAAAGATTTAGTCGGGATCGACCAAGGGAATCTCGTGATTGCTTACGAACCGATTTGGGCGATCGGTACTGGAGAAACCTGCGAGGCGGTGGAAGCCAATCGCATTATCGGTTTGATTCGCTCGAAATTGACCGATAAAAATGTGACGATCCAGTATGGCGGTTCCGTCAAACCGAATAACATCGACGAAATTATGGCTCAACCGGAAATTGACGGCGTGTTAGTCGGCGGCGCCAGCCTCCAACCCGATAGTTGGGGTCAGATTGTCAATTACAAGTAA
- a CDS encoding glycosyltransferase family 2 protein, whose translation MANQTIAALMTCHNRKTQTLASLDSFFTQTLPPDVRLSAYLVDDASTDGTSEAVRDRYPQTQIYRGDGNLFWNGGMRRAFEEALAGNYTYYLWLNDDTILYPDTIARLLEYAEQLEENTAAHRFVLIGSTCDPDTGNLTYGGMVRATWWHPLKFQLLPTADTLQTCHTMNGNCVLIPREIAQSVGNLDPNFVHSTGDLDYGLRVRQAGGTLWVLPGYVGTCKQNPREADVWENPNLNLWERLKKVSQPKGLPVQEWKVFAKRHAGPFWPFYWSLPYVRLVVAAVFGGKMGSQING comes from the coding sequence ATGGCCAATCAGACGATAGCAGCTTTGATGACTTGCCACAATCGCAAAACCCAAACCCTGGCAAGTCTCGATTCCTTCTTCACCCAAACCCTTCCCCCCGACGTTCGCCTGAGTGCTTACTTAGTCGATGACGCCAGTACCGACGGCACCAGCGAAGCCGTGCGCGATCGCTACCCCCAAACCCAAATTTATCGCGGCGATGGCAATTTATTCTGGAACGGTGGAATGCGGCGTGCTTTCGAGGAAGCCTTAGCTGGAAACTACACCTATTACCTCTGGCTCAACGACGACACCATCCTTTACCCCGACACGATCGCCCGCCTGTTAGAATATGCCGAACAATTAGAAGAAAACACCGCCGCCCATCGCTTCGTCCTCATCGGTTCCACCTGCGATCCCGACACGGGAAACTTGACTTACGGGGGAATGGTGCGCGCGACCTGGTGGCATCCCCTCAAATTCCAACTCCTCCCGACCGCCGACACCCTACAGACCTGCCATACCATGAATGGTAATTGCGTCTTAATTCCCCGGGAAATCGCCCAAAGCGTCGGCAACTTAGACCCCAATTTCGTTCACAGTACGGGAGATTTAGATTACGGCTTGCGCGTCAGACAAGCGGGAGGGACCCTCTGGGTGCTACCGGGTTACGTCGGAACCTGCAAGCAGAATCCTAGAGAAGCCGATGTCTGGGAAAATCCCAATTTGAACCTGTGGGAACGACTCAAAAAGGTCAGCCAACCGAAAGGACTGCCCGTCCAAGAGTGGAAAGTCTTTGCCAAACGCCATGCGGGGCCGTTCTGGCCGTTTTACTGGAGTTTGCCCTACGTCCGGCTCGTTGTAGCGGCAGTGTTCGGCGGTAAAATGGGGAGTCAGATTAATGGCTAA
- a CDS encoding GH39 family glycosyl hydrolase → MKRIEPWMILLFLCSFLTVHWLPAGGDRVVAAIEQLDGPTTEIPAEYFGMHIHRAVRKPQTPWPAISFHTWRLWDAYVAWPDLEPEPGEWNFEILDRYVEMARDRDVEILLPLGLSPTWASARPQEGSGYRPSGGWAAEPRNLEDWRNYVRTVATRYQGKIHYYEIWNEPNEGGFYSGSVAQMVVLAREAYQILKAIDPTIQVVSPAATGGSTTESLRYGPDWLKEYLEQGGGDYADIIGYHFYVTPQPPEGMLPLIARVQEVMREHGVGDKPLWNTESGWAQPKTFSSPQEAVGYVGRSHILQWVAGVSRFYWYAWDNHAWIALGMVERDNRTLTEAAIAYREIQDWLIGARLPSCEVDVEQNWVCALTQKDGDRSWIVWNQETTKTFEIPPSWAVSHARDLEGNHYNLDSEVASYRLNREGKLTLDIGQSPLLLEASDRPDGNRSHQWRSSFRRMASRLRKFLQFSLSM, encoded by the coding sequence ATGAAACGGATCGAACCTTGGATGATTTTACTTTTCCTTTGTTCGTTTCTGACCGTTCATTGGCTGCCCGCAGGAGGCGATCGGGTCGTGGCGGCGATCGAGCAGTTGGACGGTCCGACCACAGAAATTCCTGCCGAATATTTTGGGATGCACATCCACCGGGCTGTTAGAAAACCGCAAACCCCTTGGCCCGCAATCTCATTTCATACGTGGCGCCTGTGGGATGCATACGTCGCCTGGCCCGACTTAGAACCGGAACCGGGAGAGTGGAATTTTGAGATTTTAGATCGCTACGTTGAAATGGCACGCGATCGCGATGTCGAAATCCTCTTACCTCTGGGACTTTCGCCTACTTGGGCGTCCGCCCGTCCTCAAGAAGGTTCCGGTTATCGACCGTCGGGAGGGTGGGCCGCCGAACCTCGGAATTTGGAAGACTGGCGCAATTACGTGCGAACTGTCGCCACTCGCTATCAAGGAAAAATTCACTATTACGAAATTTGGAACGAACCGAACGAGGGCGGTTTTTACTCCGGAAGTGTCGCCCAAATGGTCGTTCTCGCCCGGGAAGCCTATCAAATTTTAAAAGCGATCGATCCGACGATTCAAGTGGTTTCCCCTGCTGCGACCGGAGGGAGTACCACCGAAAGCCTACGCTACGGCCCGGACTGGCTGAAGGAGTATCTCGAACAAGGGGGGGGAGACTATGCGGATATTATCGGCTATCATTTCTACGTCACCCCCCAACCCCCTGAAGGGATGCTGCCTCTGATTGCCAGGGTGCAAGAGGTGATGAGGGAGCATGGGGTTGGGGACAAACCCCTATGGAATACGGAATCCGGTTGGGCTCAGCCAAAAACCTTCAGTTCCCCACAAGAAGCAGTAGGATACGTGGGGCGATCGCACATTCTCCAATGGGTCGCTGGCGTCAGTCGATTCTATTGGTATGCGTGGGACAATCACGCTTGGATCGCTCTGGGGATGGTGGAACGAGACAATCGTACCTTGACGGAAGCGGCGATCGCCTATCGAGAAATTCAAGATTGGTTAATTGGCGCCCGTTTGCCCTCTTGTGAGGTCGATGTCGAACAAAATTGGGTGTGCGCTTTAACTCAAAAAGACGGCGATCGCTCTTGGATTGTTTGGAATCAAGAGACGACGAAAACTTTTGAAATTCCTCCAAGTTGGGCTGTTTCTCACGCTCGGGATTTAGAGGGGAATCATTATAATTTGGATTCTGAGGTAGCATCTTATCGTTTAAATCGAGAAGGAAAATTGACCCTCGATATCGGTCAATCGCCGTTACTGCTCGAAGCGAGCGATCGCCCCGATGGGAACCGCTCTCATCAATGGAGATCCAGCTTTCGGCGCATGGCTTCGCGACTGAGGAAGTTCCTTCAGTTTTCTCTTTCCATGTGA
- a CDS encoding WD40 repeat domain-containing protein has product MPNFPARRGNEPQSLNPFNLRHYGWLADWIFFRPSRFSAYLYDANPEVYRRRGWARVRGSFKVPAYRNLYGMGLVSTLFLLLSIASLLGFYTLSSAQGHNSSIETVAAISPQRVVSASAGDFQGAASIKVWNLETGGVEYSLDDHRNRVEALAVTTDGTRLLSAGGDRRLRVWDLDRGELLHKLKPHDRWIETVAVTPDGTRGISGSADRTLKVWDLESGELIHTLKGHTGTVTTVAVLPENRLLSGSEDSTLKLWDLGAGTELVTLQGHNAGVTVVRAIGDRAVSGSTDGTLKVWDLERATAVHTLTGHENEIRAIAAIGDGQAISASADRTLKIWNLNDGTLVHTLADHTGWVEDVVVTPDGTRAISASSDRTLKIWDVRQGTLLHTLVGHREWIRSIAITPDGTRVISGAGDRQPKVWDVQSGRELPLKTTNRIAAIATVGFSISVVWVCLCAVLTSAIALAAATTSFGVAGTVILALAIAMTSAVVFTVVFVFADVLQVNPHFYQQFGELDLDADTVRLIYSLAIGTLASVTFNLVNRQALGVFAPFVFLMLLAAGIGVFEASILQNSQIITTKRLIAGVKIAWTVAITFNLSVLLGSVRAIFYPIDAIAWLRGRRQTHPVRRDESLVLPVPQSERYLYRALHRDEREGLREIAAVARNPFQRAISQRVLYRYLHENSDPLHFLYRWLEDPELEAYAIAPVTASDWALIPSRRQLLLGELNGRLVECSGEWGNQLAERCVWFLTAWRRSRRQTPLTRFAGVLYELLDETHLQAARFPVLTPESNYNDLKNYSGGVEIAHSLNALTAFLGYQTLGELQTAAEWVALMAKKGLYERHDDAPDSFGVAEGTQTQPDSAVETLRERLVPTSGAVRPAVLDAIARLAEIAASTRTPTAASCESQLAVLARSTAALADLDAVVTSELIDPECTIVRKIIHQWQGAIARAIAQVNRNSSPV; this is encoded by the coding sequence ATGCCCAATTTTCCTGCTCGACGGGGCAACGAACCACAATCTCTCAACCCCTTCAACCTACGACATTACGGATGGCTTGCAGATTGGATTTTCTTTCGCCCCAGTCGCTTTAGCGCTTATCTTTACGACGCCAACCCGGAGGTTTACCGCCGCAGAGGGTGGGCGAGAGTGCGCGGCAGTTTCAAAGTGCCCGCATATCGAAACTTATATGGGATGGGCCTAGTCTCTACCTTATTCTTACTGCTCTCGATAGCTTCCCTGCTCGGCTTTTATACCCTCTCCTCGGCGCAAGGACATAACTCGTCGATCGAAACCGTCGCCGCCATTTCGCCGCAACGGGTCGTTTCCGCGTCGGCGGGCGACTTTCAGGGCGCCGCTAGCATTAAAGTCTGGAACCTGGAAACGGGAGGGGTCGAATATAGCCTCGACGATCATCGCAATCGCGTCGAAGCGTTGGCGGTGACGACCGATGGCACCCGTCTGCTTTCTGCGGGGGGCGATCGCCGCCTTCGCGTTTGGGACTTGGATCGTGGCGAACTCCTCCACAAGCTAAAACCCCACGATCGCTGGATCGAAACCGTCGCCGTTACCCCGGACGGAACTCGGGGGATTTCTGGCTCCGCCGATCGCACCCTCAAGGTCTGGGACTTGGAAAGCGGCGAACTCATCCATACCCTCAAAGGTCATACGGGGACGGTCACCACGGTGGCAGTGCTACCGGAGAATCGCCTCCTCTCCGGTAGTGAGGACAGCACTCTCAAACTTTGGGATTTGGGCGCGGGAACCGAACTTGTCACCCTCCAAGGACATAACGCTGGAGTCACGGTGGTGCGCGCGATCGGAGATCGCGCCGTGTCTGGCAGTACCGACGGCACCTTGAAAGTCTGGGATTTAGAACGCGCCACCGCCGTGCATACCCTCACCGGACACGAGAATGAGATTCGGGCGATCGCCGCTATCGGTGACGGACAGGCGATCTCCGCCTCGGCTGACCGAACCTTAAAAATCTGGAATCTCAACGACGGCACCCTCGTACATACCCTCGCGGACCATACCGGGTGGGTCGAGGACGTGGTGGTGACTCCCGACGGAACCCGGGCGATTTCTGCCTCCAGCGATCGCACCTTGAAGATTTGGGATGTCCGACAAGGAACCCTCTTGCATACCCTCGTCGGTCATCGGGAGTGGATTCGCTCGATCGCCATCACCCCAGACGGAACCCGGGTCATTTCCGGGGCGGGCGATCGCCAGCCGAAAGTCTGGGACGTTCAGTCGGGACGCGAACTTCCCCTCAAAACCACCAATCGCATCGCCGCGATCGCCACCGTCGGTTTTAGTATCAGCGTTGTTTGGGTCTGCCTCTGTGCAGTCTTGACTAGCGCGATCGCCCTCGCTGCCGCGACAACTAGCTTTGGGGTCGCCGGAACGGTCATCCTAGCATTGGCGATCGCCATGACCAGCGCCGTCGTCTTTACGGTCGTCTTTGTTTTTGCAGATGTCCTGCAAGTCAATCCCCATTTTTACCAGCAATTCGGCGAGTTAGACCTCGATGCGGATACAGTCAGGCTCATCTACAGTCTGGCGATCGGAACCCTCGCCTCCGTGACTTTCAATCTCGTCAACCGTCAGGCTCTCGGGGTTTTTGCCCCGTTCGTCTTCTTAATGCTGCTGGCCGCAGGGATCGGCGTTTTTGAAGCGAGTATTTTACAAAACTCTCAGATTATCACCACCAAACGCTTGATTGCCGGAGTCAAAATCGCTTGGACTGTGGCCATTACCTTTAACTTAAGCGTACTGCTCGGTTCCGTGCGCGCCATCTTTTATCCGATCGACGCCATTGCCTGGTTGCGCGGTCGCCGTCAAACCCATCCGGTTCGCCGGGACGAATCCCTGGTGTTACCCGTCCCCCAAAGCGAGCGCTACCTTTACCGCGCCTTGCACAGAGACGAACGCGAGGGACTGCGCGAGATCGCTGCCGTGGCCCGCAATCCCTTCCAACGGGCGATCTCCCAGCGCGTCCTCTACCGCTACCTGCACGAAAATTCCGACCCACTCCATTTCCTCTATCGCTGGCTCGAAGATCCCGAACTTGAGGCTTACGCGATCGCCCCGGTGACCGCCTCCGATTGGGCCTTGATTCCCTCGCGCCGACAATTACTCCTCGGCGAACTCAACGGCAGACTGGTCGAATGTAGCGGCGAATGGGGCAACCAGCTCGCCGAGCGCTGCGTCTGGTTCCTGACCGCGTGGCGGCGATCGCGCCGTCAAACCCCCCTGACTCGCTTTGCGGGAGTCTTGTACGAATTGCTCGACGAAACCCACCTCCAGGCCGCTCGATTCCCTGTATTAACCCCAGAATCGAACTACAACGATCTCAAAAATTATTCCGGCGGCGTCGAAATCGCCCATTCCCTCAACGCACTCACGGCCTTTTTGGGCTATCAAACCCTCGGCGAACTCCAGACGGCGGCGGAATGGGTCGCGTTGATGGCCAAAAAAGGTCTCTACGAACGTCACGACGATGCTCCTGACTCCTTTGGTGTCGCCGAGGGTACTCAGACCCAACCCGATTCTGCTGTGGAGACCCTACGGGAACGCCTCGTCCCTACTTCGGGCGCCGTGCGACCCGCCGTTCTCGACGCGATCGCCCGCTTGGCAGAAATCGCCGCCTCCACCCGTACCCCCACCGCAGCGTCCTGCGAATCGCAATTGGCGGTGTTGGCGCGATCGACGGCAGCTTTAGCCGACCTCGATGCTGTTGTGACTTCGGAACTCATCGATCCGGAATGCACGATCGTCCGCAAAATTATCCACCAGTGGCAAGGGGCGATCGCCCGGGCGATCGCTCAAGTCAACCGCAACTCTTCCCCGGTTTAA
- a CDS encoding DUF4327 family protein, producing the protein MISTSLCYNINVIKAEARRLVHNGIVSRQQPIYTLCQYIPAREWEFVELELERNEFLLRDRIGDLMGREEWEDD; encoded by the coding sequence ATGATTTCTACAAGCCTTTGTTATAACATCAACGTCATTAAAGCTGAAGCCCGTCGGCTAGTTCATAATGGCATTGTCAGCCGTCAGCAACCGATTTATACCCTTTGCCAGTACATCCCGGCGCGAGAATGGGAATTCGTCGAACTCGAACTCGAACGCAATGAATTTTTGTTGCGCGATCGCATCGGCGATCTGATGGGACGGGAAGAGTGGGAAGACGATTGA
- a CDS encoding glycosyltransferase family 4 protein: MAKRVILLTNFIPPYRLPLYRALADRVGDLQVAISTPMEANRNWTPNWEGLNVKVQKNLTLRRKWRHPHGFSEDIYVHIPYDTLSLLADYRPDVIISGEMGLRTLQAALYRRFHPESPLILWATVSEYSERGRGKLRDRLRRWLVPQADALLVNGKSGARYVRQFGIRDEQLFYAPYTTNIEPFLQVPLSRNGDRAYRLLYVGQFLERKGMIPLFSALKRYAERHSQRQLELILVGDGPLRPQLERETIPDNLTLNWIGHVDYGKLPEIYAQAGMFLFPTLADEWGLVTNEAMAAGLPVLGSLYGQSVEELVEEGKTGWTFRPDRPEELDRALERALATPPEALEQMRVSARDRIASITPERVADRMVEAIEFVSS; this comes from the coding sequence ATGGCTAAACGAGTAATCCTGCTCACTAATTTCATTCCCCCTTACCGATTGCCCTTGTATCGGGCATTGGCCGATCGCGTGGGTGACTTGCAGGTGGCGATTTCGACGCCGATGGAAGCCAATCGCAATTGGACGCCGAATTGGGAAGGCTTAAACGTTAAAGTTCAAAAAAACCTGACCTTGCGCCGCAAGTGGCGTCACCCCCACGGCTTTTCCGAAGACATTTACGTTCACATCCCTTACGATACCCTGTCGTTGCTCGCCGATTATCGCCCGGACGTGATTATTTCGGGAGAAATGGGCTTGAGAACCCTCCAAGCCGCCCTTTACCGACGCTTTCATCCGGAAAGCCCATTAATTTTGTGGGCGACGGTGTCGGAATACAGCGAACGAGGGCGGGGTAAACTGCGCGATCGCCTGCGACGGTGGCTCGTTCCTCAAGCCGATGCCTTGTTAGTGAACGGGAAAAGTGGGGCTCGTTACGTGCGTCAGTTTGGCATCCGGGACGAACAACTGTTTTACGCGCCGTATACCACCAATATCGAGCCATTTTTGCAAGTTCCGCTCTCCCGAAACGGCGATCGCGCCTACCGCTTGCTCTACGTCGGCCAATTCCTCGAACGCAAAGGGATGATTCCCTTATTTTCCGCGCTGAAACGCTACGCCGAACGCCACTCGCAACGGCAGTTAGAATTAATCCTCGTCGGCGACGGGCCATTGCGTCCTCAATTGGAAAGGGAGACGATTCCCGATAACTTAACCTTGAACTGGATCGGTCACGTAGACTATGGCAAATTGCCGGAAATCTACGCTCAAGCGGGGATGTTTCTGTTTCCGACTTTGGCGGATGAATGGGGGTTAGTGACCAACGAAGCGATGGCTGCCGGGTTGCCTGTTTTGGGGAGTTTGTACGGTCAATCGGTAGAAGAACTGGTCGAAGAAGGGAAAACCGGATGGACGTTTCGACCCGATCGCCCGGAGGAACTCGATCGCGCCCTCGAACGAGCTTTAGCGACCCCTCCCGAAGCCCTGGAACAGATGCGCGTCAGCGCCCGCGATCGCATTGCCAGCATCACCCCCGAACGAGTCGCCGATCGCATGGTAGAAGCCATTGAGTTTGTCAGTTCGTGA
- a CDS encoding endo-1,4-beta-xylanase, with translation MLRVSWLVAFCLSLILGFTTASCSRSPISQTQQTAQASPVSLRHLADQRDFAIGVAVNATPLRKDPLYRDLLAREFNALIPENSMKFQNIHPERDRYDFTDSDAIVTFARKHGMKVIAHAPIWFHQLPRWVTESHFSREELLAIMKDHIQTILSHYRGQVLAWDVVNEPLNSDGSLRESIWFKTIGPEYIDLAFQWAKEADPDALLYINDYAEGLNSKSDGMYDLVKGMLERGIPVDGVGFQSHIGFLSANDPEEVNKNMKRLQELGLEVLITEMDVPITALKGADREEKLAEQARLYGAFLDVCLENSNCNNFLMWGLTDAHSWLQGFTGGKAPMIFDRSYQPKPAYDRMVEVFEKSLDSEGK, from the coding sequence ATGTTGAGAGTTTCCTGGTTAGTGGCATTTTGCCTCTCTCTAATCCTTGGTTTCACCACCGCGAGTTGTAGCCGTTCCCCCATTTCCCAAACCCAACAAACCGCCCAAGCATCCCCCGTTTCCTTGCGCCACCTCGCCGACCAACGAGACTTTGCGATCGGGGTAGCCGTCAATGCCACCCCTTTACGTAAAGACCCCCTCTATCGAGACTTACTCGCCCGGGAATTTAACGCGCTCATCCCGGAAAACTCGATGAAATTCCAAAATATTCATCCCGAGCGCGATCGCTACGACTTCACCGACTCCGACGCGATCGTTACCTTTGCCAGAAAACACGGCATGAAAGTGATCGCACACGCTCCCATCTGGTTTCACCAACTGCCTCGCTGGGTTACCGAGAGTCACTTCAGCCGCGAAGAACTGCTCGCAATTATGAAAGACCACATTCAAACAATTTTGAGCCACTATCGCGGTCAAGTTTTAGCCTGGGATGTCGTCAACGAACCCCTCAATTCCGACGGCTCCTTGCGTGAAAGTATTTGGTTTAAAACCATCGGTCCGGAATATATCGATTTAGCCTTTCAATGGGCCAAGGAAGCCGATCCCGATGCCTTACTGTACATCAACGATTATGCCGAAGGACTCAATTCTAAATCTGACGGTATGTACGACTTAGTGAAAGGGATGTTAGAACGAGGTATCCCCGTGGATGGGGTAGGCTTCCAGAGTCATATCGGCTTTCTCTCCGCCAACGACCCCGAGGAAGTGAACAAAAATATGAAGCGCTTGCAAGAACTCGGGTTAGAAGTATTGATTACTGAAATGGACGTTCCGATTACGGCATTGAAAGGTGCCGATCGCGAGGAAAAATTAGCAGAACAAGCACGGCTGTACGGGGCATTTTTAGACGTCTGTCTGGAAAACTCGAATTGCAATAACTTCTTGATGTGGGGATTGACCGACGCGCATTCCTGGCTTCAAGGATTTACGGGAGGTAAAGCACCGATGATTTTCGATCGCAGTTATCAACCGAAACCCGCTTACGATCGAATGGTTGAAGTGTTTGAAAAATCCCTCGATTCTGAAGGGAAATAA
- the folP gene encoding dihydropteroate synthase, which yields MESASDTPEASRSDRPFVWGRKTYIMGILNVTPDSFSDGGQYDTVETAIARARELVEAGADLLDLGGQSTRPGAREVSPEQERDRVVPVVRSLRDPSSPFASTFENLPISVDTTRASVAEAAVEAGATWVNDVSGGLADPQMLPTIAALGVGAILMHMRGTPQTMQQLTDYDDLIGEIYRVLETQIDAAIAAGIPREKIVVDPGIGFAKTYEQNLEILRKIPVFRRLGVPVLIGPSRKSFIGHLLDRPDPKQRVWGTAAACCAAIAGGADIVRVHDVAEMADVCRVADAIFRVG from the coding sequence ATGGAATCAGCGAGCGATACGCCAGAGGCGTCGCGAAGCGATCGCCCGTTCGTCTGGGGTCGCAAAACCTATATTATGGGCATCCTCAACGTGACTCCCGATAGTTTTAGCGATGGGGGACAGTACGATACCGTGGAAACGGCGATCGCCCGCGCCCGCGAATTAGTCGAGGCGGGCGCCGATCTGCTCGATCTCGGCGGTCAATCGACTCGCCCCGGCGCCCGGGAGGTTTCTCCCGAACAAGAGCGCGATCGGGTGGTCCCGGTGGTGCGATCGCTGCGGGATCCTTCCTCGCCCTTCGCTTCGACGTTCGAGAATCTCCCCATTTCCGTCGATACCACGCGAGCGTCCGTCGCCGAAGCGGCGGTCGAAGCAGGCGCCACCTGGGTAAACGACGTGAGCGGCGGTTTGGCCGACCCGCAAATGTTACCGACGATCGCCGCCCTCGGCGTCGGGGCGATCCTCATGCACATGAGGGGAACCCCGCAAACCATGCAACAATTAACCGATTACGACGATTTAATCGGCGAAATTTATCGGGTTCTCGAAACCCAAATCGACGCGGCGATCGCGGCGGGCATCCCTCGGGAAAAAATCGTCGTCGATCCGGGCATCGGTTTTGCCAAAACTTACGAGCAGAACTTGGAAATTTTACGAAAGATCCCCGTTTTTCGCCGTCTCGGCGTGCCTGTACTCATCGGACCGTCCCGCAAAAGCTTTATCGGCCACCTCCTCGATCGCCCGGATCCAAAACAGCGCGTTTGGGGAACGGCGGCGGCCTGTTGTGCGGCGATCGCGGGCGGCGCCGATATCGTTCGCGTTCACGACGTCGCCGAAATGGCTGACGTTTGCCGGGTCGCCGATGCGATTTTTAGAGTGGGTTAG
- a CDS encoding GH39 family glycosyl hydrolase codes for MNRLKGKIGLFFALMLVTFTIAVGLKFNVIRQPIALNPPARPIPATLFGLHIHHLVKKPSDLPQVTPWPSVEFGTWRLWDAHIGWLNLEKEKGQWQFDTLDRYLEIAREREVELLLPLGLSPKWASARPEEPSAYAPGAAAEPKNIEDWQNYVRTVGTRYRGRLPYYEIWNEPNWKRFFTGSTEQMFELAREAHEILKPLDPEIAIVSPSATDGKHGAAWLADYFALGGVDYSDIIGFHFYVGPGEGPEDAIPVIQEVQQVMSDYGVADKPLWNTEAGWLGDQPFEDPQTSVAYVARAYILNWASGVERLYWYDWDFNPIVRLHLVKEDNKTLTPAGVAYGEIYDWLVGARMDECHSDLRYTWTCQLTRDRDYQAWILWNPDRSSSFSVPEEWKVAQVRYLNGERRRFQGSKVEIGPTPILLERTGDTLGDSRANAQSRFKSS; via the coding sequence GTGAATCGTTTAAAAGGCAAAATCGGACTCTTCTTTGCCTTGATGCTCGTCACTTTCACGATCGCAGTCGGGTTGAAATTTAATGTCATTCGCCAACCGATTGCACTCAATCCACCCGCCAGACCAATTCCCGCAACCCTCTTTGGGTTACACATTCACCATTTGGTTAAAAAGCCATCCGATCTGCCCCAAGTGACGCCCTGGCCCTCCGTTGAATTTGGCACGTGGCGATTGTGGGATGCACATATCGGATGGCTCAATCTCGAAAAAGAAAAAGGTCAATGGCAGTTTGACACTTTAGATCGCTATCTGGAAATCGCCCGCGAACGAGAGGTCGAATTACTTCTACCTTTAGGATTGTCGCCAAAGTGGGCATCGGCGCGCCCCGAAGAACCCTCTGCTTACGCACCTGGGGCGGCGGCTGAACCCAAAAATATAGAAGATTGGCAAAATTACGTGCGTACAGTGGGTACGCGCTACCGGGGAAGGCTTCCCTATTACGAAATCTGGAACGAACCAAATTGGAAGCGCTTTTTTACCGGAAGTACGGAACAGATGTTCGAGTTGGCGCGCGAAGCGCATGAGATTCTCAAACCCCTCGACCCCGAGATCGCGATCGTTTCTCCATCGGCGACTGACGGGAAACATGGGGCCGCTTGGTTGGCGGACTATTTTGCATTGGGGGGTGTAGACTACTCGGATATTATTGGCTTTCACTTCTATGTCGGACCGGGAGAAGGCCCTGAAGATGCGATCCCGGTGATTCAAGAAGTCCAACAAGTCATGAGCGATTATGGGGTGGCGGATAAACCGTTATGGAATACGGAAGCGGGATGGTTGGGAGACCAGCCGTTTGAAGATCCCCAAACCAGTGTGGCTTATGTGGCGCGGGCGTATATCCTCAACTGGGCGTCAGGGGTAGAGCGTCTGTATTGGTACGATTGGGATTTCAATCCGATCGTGCGTTTGCATTTAGTGAAAGAAGATAACAAAACTCTAACGCCAGCCGGAGTGGCTTATGGGGAAATTTACGATTGGTTGGTGGGCGCGCGCATGGACGAATGTCACTCGGATCTTCGGTATACCTGGACTTGCCAGTTGACGCGCGATCGCGATTACCAAGCTTGGATTCTCTGGAATCCGGATCGGTCGTCCTCGTTCTCGGTTCCCGAGGAGTGGAAGGTCGCCCAGGTACGATATTTGAATGGAGAGCGCCGCCGATTTCAGGGGTCGAAGGTAGAGATCGGTCCGACACCGATCCTTTTGGAACGGACAGGGGACACACTTGGCGACTCCCGGGCGAATGCACAAAGCCGTTTCAAATCATCTTAA